In one window of Acipenser ruthenus chromosome 34, fAciRut3.2 maternal haplotype, whole genome shotgun sequence DNA:
- the LOC117965642 gene encoding cysteine protease atg4da-like, translating into MNSISPSSAQYLGANPEETLPPMGRKARSHTPRADGNHFLNGEESGQSSEPDEVDRIKAKLMSAWNNVKYGWTVKTKTHFSKTSPLILLGRSYTLHHEEGLERFRMDFVSRVWLTYRREFQQLEGSVLTSDCGWGCMLRSGQMLLAQGLLVHLLPPEWTWPDALQLTDVEMEPLRTRSPSRAGPLPALQQVFTVQPEPRRRERGREREEPTRDPHAEQLHRKLVSWFGDHPLAPFGVHRLVECGKSSGKKAGDWYGPSIVAHIIRKAVAKASELSKLTVYVAQDCTVYKGDVLKQCEPAGRDGLSGPSTDWKSVIILVPVRLGGETLNPIYTECVKDILRLDCCLGIIGGKPKHSLYFVGYQDDHLLYLDPHYCQSVVDVTKDNFPLESFHCNAPRKLPFSRMDPSCTIGFYAKNKKDFESLCCAVMEALTSSSSKEKYPIFTFVEGHGQDYGLDELSTLPPAHAALPPAAGKLGKPKSASTDDFVFL; encoded by the exons ATGAACTCCATCTCCCCCAGCTCCGCGCAGTACCTGGGGGCGAATCCCGAGGAGACGCTGCCCCCCATGGGACGGAAGGCTCGCTCGCACACCCCGCGCGCTGACGGGAATCATTTCCTGAACGGCGAGGAGAGCGGTCAGTCCAGCGAACCGGACGAGGTGGACCGAATCAAAGCCAAGCTCATGTCCGCCTGGAACAATGTCAAATACG gctggacagtgaaaacaaagacGCATTTCAGTAAAACCTCCCCCCTGATCTTGCTGGGACGAAGTTACACGCTTCATCACGAAG AGGGTCTGGAGCGGTTCCGGATGGACTTTGTGTCTCGGGTCTGGCTGACGTACCGCCGGGAGTTCCAGCAGCTGGAGGGCTCGGTGTTGACCTCGGACTGCGGCTGGGGCTGCATGCTGAGGAGCGGGCAGATGCTGCTGGCTCAGGGGCTGCTGGTCCACCTCCTGCCGCCAG agTGGACCTGGCCGGATGCCTTGCAGCTGACGGACGTGGAAATGGAACCACTGAGAACACGCTCCCCCTCCCGGGCCGGCCCACTGCCGGCTCTGCAGCAGGTGTTCACAGTGCAGCCTGAAccaaggaggagggagagggggagggagagggaggagcccaCCCGGGACCCCCACGCAGAGCAGCTGCACAGAAAGCTGGTGTCCTGGTTTGGGGATCACCCCCTCGCCCCTTTCGGGGTGCACAGGCTGGTGGAGTGTGGAAAGAGTTCTGGGAAGAAAGCAGGAGACTGGTACGGGCCTTCTATAGTGGCCCACATCATCCG gaAAGCCGTTGCGAAGGCCTCTGAACTCTCCAAGCTCACCGTCTACGTCGCTCAGGATTGCACGG TGTATAAGGGGGACGTGTTGAAGCAGTGTGAGCCTGCTGGAAGAGACGGGCTCTCGGGTCCCAGTACGGACTGGAAATCCGTTATCATACTGGTCCCAGTGCGGCTGGGAGGAGAGACCCTCAATCCCATCTATACAGAGTGTGTGAAG GACATTCTCCGCTTAGACTGCTGTCTTGGGATCATTGGCGGGAAACCCAAGCACTCCCTGTACTTCGTGGGATACCAGG ATGATCACTTGCTGTATTTGGACCCACACTATTGCCAGTCTGTGGTGGACGTCACAAAGGACAACTTCCCCCTAGAG TCATTTCACTGTAACGCTCCTCGGAAGCTGCCTTTCAGTCGCATGGATCCCAGCTGCACGATTGGCTTCTACGCCAAAAACAAGAAGGACTTTGAGtccctgtgctgtgcagtgatggaG GCTTTGACGTCCTCGTCTTCCAAAGAGAAGTACCCCATCTTCACGTTCGTGGAGGGGCACGGGCAGGACTACGGGCTGGACGAGCTGAGCACCCTGCCTCCCGCACACGCTGCCCTCCCCCCAGCGGCGGGCAAGCTGGGCAAACCCAAGAGTGCCAGCACTGACGACTTCGTGTTCCTCTGA
- the LOC131705019 gene encoding protein KRI1 homolog, with the protein MSGKSELKINQKFAERYEKYRQKEELQRLKDRYGDCEDEEEEEESSPDSDDDEESEVEIDPKLERDFYRTLSLLKKKDPKIYQTDTQFYSKEDRPSTSEGEQGTQQRKDKPMFLKDYERKVILERGGKYADEEEESGDEEAAKRRERAALPSYIQEQKAIKESFRKFVEDSEEDDEKDEGFQLLTRRTKTQEEKDREEEDYLNWLKGQKDLEGKEDLQDLRYLHDYWNDPSLDDGEKFLRDYMLNKGYLEGSEEEHRIPTYDEIVQEEVEDSSDEGESFLNQQEDFERRYNFRFEEPDAELIKTYPRTIATSVRTKDERRKRKREEIKERKKKEKAQKHEELKQLKNLKRRAVLEKLQTLRELTGNETVGFREGDLEGDFDPQQHDQLMQKFFGDEYYGAGEEEKPQFDEEEGLDEDWNWDNWTGNEEAEVGEGEGEGGTYAPNCEDPDFIMDADYDPSQQRSSSKKNKRKKQQEAPETGKRRRKSRFAELVSREKPAFDPKDRTFEQYLEEYYQLDYEDIIDDQPCRFRYRTVVANDFGLTTEEVLAADEKELNRWCSLRKTCMFRSEREELSDLKSYRIKAQDVEKKKQILKSLTVEEEEALRRQQEGKTKVGKKRRERLKKQGEGEGEGEADAGPSPKAAAKPLEPRTEPPESEEELLVPKKKKKKVEPRGGEKEKKAGGASRGKPKRPTKRRASGGRHRLLLKVGGREFSSQRLQAYGLNPKRLLFKQLHQQRQGKKPGKEQGKKQGKEQGKKQGKEQGAE; encoded by the exons atgtctggGAAATCCGAGCTGAAAATCAACCAGAAGTTCGCAGAGAGATACGAGAAATACAGACAGAAAGAAGAGCTGCAAAGAT TGAAGGATCGCTATGGAGACTGcgaggatgaagaggaggaggaggagtcgtCCCCGGATTCCGATGACGATGAAGAAAGTGAAGTG GAGATTGATCCTAAACTGGAGAGAGATTTCTACAGGACTCTGTCTCTGCTAAAGAAGAAGGACCCCAAGATATATCAGACAGACACGCAGTTCTACAGTAAAGAAG ATCGCCCCTCGACCAGTGAAGGAGAGCAGGGAACGCAGCAGAGGAAAGACAAGCCGATGTTTCTGAAAGATTATGAGCGCAAGGTTATTCTAGAGAGGGGAGG caaATACGCAGACGAGGAAGAGGAGAGCGGTGACGAAGAGGCAGCGAAGAGGAGAGAG AGAGCCGCCCTACCCAGTTACATCCAGGAGCAGAAAGCCATTAAAGAAAG TTTCCGGAAGTTTGTCGAAGACAGCGAGGAGGACGATGAGAAGGATGAAGGATTCCAGCTTCTCACACGGAGAACGAAAACGCAAGAGGAGAAG GACAGAGAAGAGGAGGACTATCTGAACTGGCTGAAAGGGCAGAAAGACTTGGAGGGGAAAGAGGACCTGCAAGACCTG AGATACCTGCATGATTACTGGAACGACCCAAGCCTGGACGATGGGGAGAAGTTCCTGCGGGACTACATGCTCAATAAGGGCTACCTGGAGGGGAGTGAAGAGGAGCACAG gatCCCCACGTACGATGAGATCGTTCAGGAGGAGGTGGAGGACTCTTCGGACGAGGGGGAGTCGTTCCTGAACCAGCAGGAGGACTTCGAGAGACGTTACAACTTCCGCTTTGAAGAGCCGGACGCAGAGCTG ATCAAGACGTACCCCCGAACGATCGCCACTTCCGTGAGAACGAAAGACGAACGGAGGAAAAGAAAGAGGGAGGAGATtaaagagaggaaaaaaaag GAGAAGGCCCAGAAGCATGAAGAGCTGAAACAGCTGAAGAATCTGAAACGGCGCGCCGTGCTGGAGAAGCTGCAGACACTGCGAGAGCTGACGGGCAACGAGACCGTGGGCTTCAGAGAGGGGGACCTGGAGGGGGACTTCGACCCCCAGCAACACGACCAGCTCATGCAg AAATTCTTCGGGGACGAATATTACGGAGCGGGAGAGGAAGAGAAACCCCAGTTTGATGAAGAGGAGGGGCTCGACG AGGACTGGAACTGGGATAACTGGACCGGGAATGAGGAAGCGGAGGtgggagagggggaaggagaagGGGGGACCTACGCCCCAAACTGTGAAGATCCCGACTTCATC ATGGACGCAGACTACGACCCCAGCCAGCAGCGCAGCTCCTCCAAGAAGAACAAGAGGAAGAAGCAGCAGGAAGCTCCCGAGACGGGAAAGCGGCGTCGGAAATCCCGCTTCGCTGAGCTGGTGAGCCGGGAGAAGCCCGCCTTCGACCCCA AGGACAGGACGTTTGAGCAGTACCTGGAGGAGTATTACCAGCTGGACTACGAGGACATCATTGATGACCAGCCGTGCCGCTTCAGATACAGGACCGTGGTGGCCAACGACTTCGGCCTCACCACAGAAgag gtcttgGCTGCTGATGAGAAAGAGCTGAATCGTTGGTGCTCTCTGAGGAAAACATGTATGTTCAG GTCGGAGAGGGAGGAGCTGAGCGATCTCAAGTCCTACAGGATCAAAGCTCAGGATGTGGAAAAGAAGAAGCAGATCCTGAAGTCTCTCACCGTGGA agAGGAAGAAGCGCTGCGTCGACAGCAGGAAGGGAAGACCAAGGTGGGGAAGAAGAGGAGGGAACGTCTGAAgaaacagggagagggagagggagagggagaggcggACGCGGGACCCAGTCCGAAGGCAGCTGCGAAACCACTAGAGCCCAGGACCGAACCACCGGAGAGCGAGGAGGAGCTGctggttcccaagaagaagaagaagaaggtggagccgaggggaggagagaaggagaagaAAGCGGGCGGAGCCAGTCGAGGGAAACCGAAGAGGCCAACGAAACGCAGGGCGAGCGGGGGTCGACACCGGCTCTTGTTAAAGGTCGGGGGTCGTGAGTTCAGCAGTCAGAGGCTACAAGCTTACGGGCTGAACCCCAAGAGACTGCTGTTCAAACAGCTGCACCAGCAGAGGCAGGGCAAGAAGCCTGGCAAGGAACAGGGCAAGAAGCAGGGCAAGGAACAGGGCAAGAAGCAGGGCAAGGAGCAGGGTGCGGAGTGA